The Pyxidicoccus sp. MSG2 DNA segment TCGTCCGCCGGCAACGAGGGCCCCAGGAAGACCACCAGCGCGTCCGTTCGCCGCGTCATAGAAGCTCCGAGATGCGCATGCCCGGCACCACCACCCGCCGCACGTGCAGTCCGGTGACGGGCGAGTCCAGCTCCACCGCGGCCACTCGCGCGAAGCCGGCGCGCTTCAGCAGCTCCAGCACGCGCCGCACCCTTCGCGCAGCCGGCGCCTTCGCGTGAGCACCGAGGTCCGGCATGTCCTCGGCCCGCCTTCTCGGGCGCACCTGCGCGCAGGCGTCCGCGAAGCCGCGCGCGGCCTCACGGTCCGTCGAGTCCACGTCCTCGCGCGCGCCGTGGATGTCCGTCAGTCGCGACTGGGCCGCCTCCAGCAGGGCCTTCAGGAGCGCCTCGTCCCGGCCCAGGGCACACGCATAACCCGCGGTGAGTGGAACGGGCCCTTCCTCCAAATCCACCAGCACCGCCGCGCCCACCGGCAGCCCCACCGCGCCGGGCGTGCGCTTGGAAGGTGTGACGTCGAAGAGGTACACGCCGAAGCCCCGCTCCCGCAGCGTCTCCGCCAGCTTCGACGTGCGAGGCGCCGCCTCCAACAGCTCCGAGGGCCGCAGCAGGCGTTGCCGCACGCCTTCCTCCGTCCACCCCTCGGGCAGCGTCCGGGAGAGCTGGTCTCGCTCCGTCGCCTCCAGCA contains these protein-coding regions:
- a CDS encoding YcaO-like family protein; this translates as MGVTRVARVTGLDRTGVEVACAVRPGGHVLQVCNGKGLTYSDASWGALLETAELWAAETVMPGRLMWGSRSELDGRLGSLWGAESLGSAGALVAPRLWGEGVRCAWREATELNSGRSVWVPAQGIHVPPPEGPALGPVAAAWTSNGSGAHLDAGQALLHALLEATERDQLSRTLPEGWTEEGVRQRLLRPSELLEAAPRTSKLAETLRERGFGVYLFDVTPSKRTPGAVGLPVGAAVLVDLEEGPVPLTAGYACALGRDEALLKALLEAAQSRLTDIHGAREDVDSTDREAARGFADACAQVRPRRRAEDMPDLGAHAKAPAARRVRRVLELLKRAGFARVAAVELDSPVTGLHVRRVVVPGMRISELL